A genomic window from Betta splendens chromosome 17, fBetSpl5.4, whole genome shotgun sequence includes:
- the LOC114845103 gene encoding chymotrypsin-like elastase family member 3B yields MELPVVLLSVVAAVCGCGVPSYLPYVSRVVEGEEARPYSWPWQISLESFFPTCGGTLIVPNWVLTAAHCITFHTYRVVLAEHDLNMEEGPEQSIMVDKMLVHPKWNKNCVSCGNDIALLKLQKSATISDKVQLACLPEHGATLAHNQPCYVTGWGRLYSGGPQANTLQQALLPVVDHSVCSQSEWWGSSAKTTMVCAGGGSQSACHGDSGGPLNCKGEDGRWYVQGVTSFVDGRGCNTPQKPTVFTRVASFIPWISETMAQN; encoded by the exons ATGGAACTGCCAGTGGTCCTCCTCTCGGTTGTTGCAGCGG tgtgtgggtgtggcGTGCCCAGCTACCTGCCGTACGTCAGCCGTGTGGTGGAGGGCGAAGAGGCCCGTCCATACAGCTGGCCATGGCAA ATTTCTTTGGAGTCCTTCTTCCCCACTTGTGGAGGAACACTCATTGTACCGAACTGGGTCTTGACTGCTGCCCACTGCATCAC ATTCCACACGTACAGGGTCGTTCTGGCAGAGCATGACCTCAACATGGAAGAGGGACCTGAACAGTCCATTATGGTGGATAAAATGTTGGTTCATCCCAAATGGAATAAAAACTGTGTGTCTTGCGG GAACGACATCGCCttgctgaagctgcagaagaGCGCCACCATCAGTGATAAGGTGCAGTTGGCTTGTCTGCCGGAGCACGGAGCCACTCTTGCCCACAACCAGCCTTGTTACGTGACAGGTTGGGGTCGTCTCTACT CTGGTGGTCCCCAAGCAAACACGCTGCAGCAGGCTCTACTTCCTGTGGTGGATCACAGTGTCTGTAGTCAAAGTGAGTGGTGGGGCAGCTCAGCAAAGACAACAATGGTGTGTGCAGGGGGAGGCAGCCAGTCAGCATGCCAC GGTGACTCTGGAGGCCCCCTGAACTGTAAAGGCGAGGATGGTAGATGGTACGTTCAAGGGGTGACCAGCTTTGTGGACGGACGAGGCTGTAACACTCCTCAGAAGCCCACGGTCTTCACCCGCGTGGCCTCTTTCATTCCTTGGATCAGCGAG aCAATGGCCCAAAACTGA
- the wrnip1 gene encoding ATPase WRNIP1 — MANDMTSTAVDLVQCPVCFKNFQPAAINGHLDACLLGNGTDTGTGPFAGADREPPVKKPRVGAEVAPPSPAVNKPASAPSSAAWTPPPATFALFQTNKTKISVQGERGDLFTSKQVVVASAHKGVKRTLRDEASAGAEARARVSGGQTMKLLATNKPLAETLRPSTLEEYFGQNKVVGQQTLIRTLLDSQEIPSLILWGPPGCGKTTLAHIIASASKKHGAARFVTLSATSASTSDVREVIKQAQNELRLCKRKTILFIDEIHRFNKSQQDTFLPHVECGTVTLIGATTENPSFQVNAALLSRCRVLVLEKLSVEAMGSILDRAVAALGIRVLGRESAYVKDEDQTDGHGQKIYIEKKALETIAYLCDGDARTGLNSLQLAVQAQVSSNQSKLFLQEGSSHDVLVTEEHIKEGLQRSHILYDKAGEEHYNCISALHKSMRGSHESASLYWLGRMLEGGEDPLYVARRLVRFASEDVGMADPSALPQAVSAFQACHFIGMPECEVILAQCVVYLARAPKSVEVYKAYNNVKACLRNNKGPLPPVPLHLRNAPTKLMKQLGYAKGYKYNPNFSGAVEQEYLPDELRGIDFFTWMPSNP, encoded by the exons ATGGCGAACGACATGACGTCGACAGCAGTGGACCTGGTGCagtgtcctgtttgttttaaaaacttCCAGCCCGCCGCGATCAACGGACACCTCGACGCGTGTCTGCTGGGAAACGGCACCGACACCGGCACCGGCCCGTTCGCTGGCGCCGACCGCGAACCTCCAGTCAAGAAGCCCCGCGTCGGTGCGGAGGTAGCGCCGCCCAGCCCCGCTGTCAACAAACCCGCGAGCGCCCCCTCCTCGGCCGCGTGGACGCCGCCGCCCGCTACGTTTGCTCTATTTCAGACCAACAAGACTAAAATATCGGTTCAAGGCGAACGAGGTGACCTGTTCACAAGTAAACAAGTCGTTGTCGCTTCCGCACACAAGGGGGTTAAACGTACTTTGCGGGACGAGGCttcagctggtgctgaggcgcgcgcgcgcgtgtccgGCGGACAGACTATGAAGCTGCTGGCGACCAACAAGCCTTTAGCGGAGACTCTGAGACCGAGCACGCTGGAGGAGTATTTCGGCCAGAACAAGGTTGTCGGTCAGCAAACACTTATCCGAACTCTTCTCGACTCCCAGGAAATCCCGTCTCTGATCCTGTGGGGACCTCCGGGATGCGGAAAG ACCACTCTAGCTCACATAATTGCCAGCGCCAGCAAAAAGCACGGCGCGGCTCGTTTCGTCACTCTGTCCGCTACCAGCGCGTCCACCAGCGATGTCCGCGAGGTGATCAAGCAGGCGCAGAACGAGCTCCGGCTGTGCAAGAGGAAGACCATCCTGTTCATCGATGAAATCCACCGCTTCAACAAATCCCAGCAG GACACCTTCCTTCCCCATGTGGAGTGTGGGACTGTAACGCTGATCGGGGCGACCACGGAGAATCCGTCCTTCCAGGTGAACGCTGCCCTGTTGAGCAGGTgccgggttctggttctggagaaGCTCTCTGTGGAGGCAATGGGCTCGATCCTGGACCGGGCCGTGGCTGCGCTGGGGATCCGAGTTCTGGGACGAGAATCAGCATATGTCAAAGATGAAGACCAGACAGATGGACATGG GCAAAAGATTTACATCGAGAAAAAAGCTCTGGAGACCATCGCCTACCTCTGTGATGGAGATGCAAGAACGGGGCTCAATAGTCTGCAACTGGCCGTCCAGGCTCAGGTGAGCTCCAACCAGTCCAAGCTGTTCCTACAAGAAGGTTCTTCTCACGACGTCCTGGTGACGGAGGAGCACATCAAGGAGGGTCTTCAGAGGTCCCATATTCTGTACGATAAAGCTG GTGAGGAGCATTACAACTGCATCTCCGCGCTGCACAAGTCTATGCGAGGCTCCCATGAGAGCGCCTCCCTCTACTGGCTGGGCCGCATGCTGGAGGGCGGAGAGGACCCCCTGTACGTGGCCCGGAGACTGGTCCGCTTCGCCAGCGAGGATGTCG GTATGGCAGATCCCTCCGCTCTCCCTCAGGCTGTGTCTGCCTTCCAGGCCTGTCACTTCATCGGCATGCCTGAATGCGAG GTGATCCTGGCTCAGTGCGTGGTGTACCTGGCGCGCGCACCCAAATCTGTGGAGGTCTACAAGGCCTATAATAATGTGAAGGCCTGCTTGAGGAACAACAAGGGCCCGCTGCCTCCGGTGCCATTGCACCTGCGCAACGCTCCCACCAAGCTGATGAAGCAGCTGGGCTACGCTAAAGGCTACAAATACAACCCAAACTTCAGTGGCGCTGTGGAGCAGGAGTATTTACCTGACGAACTGCGGGGCATTGACTTCTTCACCTGGATGCCTTCGAACCCATGA